A single Pan troglodytes isolate AG18354 chromosome 19, NHGRI_mPanTro3-v2.0_pri, whole genome shotgun sequence DNA region contains:
- the CCDC42 gene encoding coiled-coil domain-containing protein 42 isoform X1, giving the protein MSLGIMEEEDLAEYFRLQYGERLLQMLQKLPNVEGASESPSIWLLEKKKETEIMHQTMVQKKKMFQRRMETLNLRWEELGVKEAQLKAHIQKSEQFIQENDQKRIRAMKKANKERELKCQHMQELTKHKQEMVALRLEHQRLSAKLKDYSIFNKYLEKVVENSEFEEIHEVIARYKTLVSMRHDLMQSAQEGQEKIERAKARLARYMEEKDDEILQQNNELARLQMRFDRARSNVIFWESRWAHIQNTAAKKTLLLGTIKMATLNLFQIVSKHLKEVTEVALEDTHKQLDMIQQFIQDRSDIWAEVKKKEQQRVRI; this is encoded by the exons ATGAGTCTGGGCATCATGGAAGAGGAAGACCTGGCCGAGTACTTCCGGCTGCAGTATGGGGAGCGGCTGCTGCAGATGCTCCA GAAACTCCCCAATGTTGAGGGGGCGTCGGAGTCCCCATCCATCTGGCTactggagaagaaaaaggagacagaaatcaTGCATCAAACTATGGTGCAGAAGAAGAAG aTGTTTCAGCGCAGAATGGAAACCCTGAACCTGCGCTGGGAGGAACTGGGCGTTAAGGAAGCCCAACTGAAGGCTCACATCCAGAAGTCTGAGCAGTTCATCCAG GAGAACGACCAGAAACGGATCCGCGCCATGAAGAAAGCCAACAAGGAGCGAGAACTCAAGTGCCAGCACATGCAGGAGCTGACCAAGCACAAGCAGGAGATGGTGGCGCTGCGGCTGGAGCACCAGCGGCTGAGCGCCAAGCTGAAGGACTACTCCATCTTCAACAAGTACCTAGAGAAGGTGGTGGAGAACTCCGAG TTCGAGGAGATCCATGAGGTGATTGCACGCTACAAGACGCTGGTGAGCATGCGCCACGACCTCATGCAGTCTGCGCAGGAAGGCCAGGAGAAGATTGAGCGCGCCAAGGCCCGGCTGGCGCGCTACATGGAGGAAAAGGATGATGAGATCCTGCAGCAAAACAATgagctggcaaggctgcagatgCGCTTCGACCGCGCCCGCAGCAATGTCATCTTCTGG GAATCTCGCTGGGCGCACATCCAGAACACCGCAGCCAAGAAGACCCTCCTGCTTGGCACCATTAAGATGGCCACGCTGAACCTCTTCCAGATCGTGAGCAAGCACCTGAAGGAGGTGACTGAGGTGGCACTGGAGGACACCCACAAGCAGCTGGACATG ATCCAGCAATTTATCCAAGACCGGTCGGACATCTGGGCAGAGGTGAAAAAGAAGGAACAACAGCGAGTCCGGATTTAA
- the CCDC42 gene encoding coiled-coil domain-containing protein 42 isoform X2, with product MSLGIMEEEDLAEYFRLQYGERLLQMLQKLPNVEGASESPSIWLLEKKKETEIMHQTMVQKKKMFQRRMETLNLRWEELGVKEAQLKAHIQKSEQFIQENDQKRIRAMKKANKERELKCQHMQELTKHKQEMVALRLEHQRLSAKLKDYSIFNKYLEKVVENSEESRWAHIQNTAAKKTLLLGTIKMATLNLFQIVSKHLKEVTEVALEDTHKQLDMIQQFIQDRSDIWAEVKKKEQQRVRI from the exons ATGAGTCTGGGCATCATGGAAGAGGAAGACCTGGCCGAGTACTTCCGGCTGCAGTATGGGGAGCGGCTGCTGCAGATGCTCCA GAAACTCCCCAATGTTGAGGGGGCGTCGGAGTCCCCATCCATCTGGCTactggagaagaaaaaggagacagaaatcaTGCATCAAACTATGGTGCAGAAGAAGAAG aTGTTTCAGCGCAGAATGGAAACCCTGAACCTGCGCTGGGAGGAACTGGGCGTTAAGGAAGCCCAACTGAAGGCTCACATCCAGAAGTCTGAGCAGTTCATCCAG GAGAACGACCAGAAACGGATCCGCGCCATGAAGAAAGCCAACAAGGAGCGAGAACTCAAGTGCCAGCACATGCAGGAGCTGACCAAGCACAAGCAGGAGATGGTGGCGCTGCGGCTGGAGCACCAGCGGCTGAGCGCCAAGCTGAAGGACTACTCCATCTTCAACAAGTACCTAGAGAAGGTGGTGGAGAACTCCGAG GAATCTCGCTGGGCGCACATCCAGAACACCGCAGCCAAGAAGACCCTCCTGCTTGGCACCATTAAGATGGCCACGCTGAACCTCTTCCAGATCGTGAGCAAGCACCTGAAGGAGGTGACTGAGGTGGCACTGGAGGACACCCACAAGCAGCTGGACATG ATCCAGCAATTTATCCAAGACCGGTCGGACATCTGGGCAGAGGTGAAAAAGAAGGAACAACAGCGAGTCCGGATTTAA